The nucleotide window TCACACAAAGCTGAACAGCGACAAGATGAGTCTTGGGAGAAAATTAAATAACTTACTGTTGTGAGCGAGTGCTTTGAGCAGACAGTCTAGGCAGCTGTCCACACTGTCTGAGGAACCATCTGCAGTGGTTAGCTTTAGCTTCTTCAACGCTTCGCTCAGATTGTCTGCTGGGGTAAAATGAGCAAAATGATGAGTATAGGTCCTAATTAACCCAGAACGGGTATAGCCAGTGTCCACAAGCACTGTAAATTATCTTCCATTCTACAAATTTGGTTCCATCATATATATTTGACCATGAGAACCATATACATTTGGGCCAAGTATCTAGGCCAATCTGTAAGATTACTAAGATTTACTTCAGTGACGCTTTGTGTCCTTTACTCACACGAGCAACAGACATCTTAATGCCCTGGATAGCACAAGATAAATGTTACCATTAAAGTTGACAAAAAGGAGCCCTCTCACTATGAAATGGGGATAGGGGCTTTTATGGCTTAATACAGCtgcttttcaaagcatttaGTGAAGGCAAACAGTTACTGCTTTTGTCATTTGCACACTGGTACTTTGTGTTGGGGCCTAGCAATGGATCATTTTGGTGTCTAGAAAAATTGTACTCTGGGATGAGTCTAATAATTATTCAGTGATTTCCACAGCCCGCTGTCTGTATTATTAACTGCCTCAACCCAAAGAGCGCTGTACTGAGCGTGCTCATCAAAtataaagaagaagaaaaaacaccaGCCCTTCCACATATGCTTTCTGAATACGTTCAAATAGGATTAGGATTAAAACTGTACAATTCCACATCAATTCACTCTTTTTCCCAAAGTGTTCTACGCCACGAGTGTAAAAAGATCACTATGGCAGAGAGATGAGGCTTTCAACGTCATAAACAGAAGCAAGCCTTTACTGATATCTTGACAGATGAATATCCCTTTCCAATTTATTAAGTGGATGAGGTCCAATATTTCTAAATAACAATCAATCCGCATCCAGTCTAAGCATAAGGATGGCAAGTACCTACTATCAAAATGTGGAGCGCATGAATATGTTGTGAATCAAATGCAATATGAACGGCAATCCTGTTTGCTGCGTGCATGGTGTTATTGCGTAACATCTGGATGCATGGCTATTGTGGAGCAGTATTGGATCATCGTTATTAATGCTATTTTATGGATGGTTCTCAGATTTGCGGTTCTTGCCTGGCTGCCATTGTAATGTGCTCAAATTCCcaatacattgctttaaattgcccACAAAAAACTGTAACGTACAAATATACTGTAATAGCTGTGTCGTTCTCAATGAGCACAGACCGACAGTTTTCGGCCCAGCATAACTCAGGTTACATAATCATGGGATGCTGAGTCTGACAAGTGACCATGCGAACCGCTAGCTGCTGCTGCCTCCTCTCACACCCCACCGGCCAAGCGCTACTGTAGAGACCGAAATGATTGCGAGAGATTCAAATAATTAATCCTGCTTCAGATGAGAAGTAGCCATCAATTCCCCATGAGTAAAATCGCTTCTTATACAAATTCATCAAGTTTTAGCAGTCATGCGTATCTTACGTTggctagctactgtactgtacacatgtAATAtactatagctagctagccaatgtTAAGGCTAGCTAGTACTAATTGATCAATTGATACTCACCCATTTGGTTTTAGTATGTGGTcgtccaatcaaatctgaataaCGTAATCTTGCTATTGTGAGAGCAGACAATATAGACTATTACTCTAGTTGTTAGCTATCCAGCTAGCATGCAGATCAACCAGGCAGAGATTGTACCCAGGCCCAACTAACTCAAGCCGTTTGGTCCACGACAGTCAGCTGTAGCTATAGCTACCAGCTAGCAAGCCACAGCAGCAGTCTCGCCCACCCCAGATGTCGCTATGGATATTTAACTATTTACTTGTTGATAACTCTTGCCGACAACGCAACTACCAAAATTACTTCGAAGAGTCGAATTTGATATTCACATCGAAATCAAGAACAGATGTTTTTAAGTACACCCAGAGATACAGTGTTGAATGCACTTCCTACTTAACCAGCACCAGTGGTATTCCCTTGCCTGCTTATTGCCATCTGTCTGACTGCACGCGGAATCGTTGTGAGCCTATCGGTTGTTCTTCATTGGTTCCTGGTTTTCATGGAAGGTCTTTTAGTCATCGATTATTGGCCAATTTGCTTGTTGGCTCATGTCACCCCCTTAAAAGTTACATTGTCTGTAATCACTgataaaaaaatgaataaacgTAAAATGTGTACTATCATTTGTaatgactgctgacaaaagcatgTGAAATGACAATAATAAAATTCGAACAAATTCCCTATATTTCTGTGGAAGGTCTATTTCTAGTCCAAAATAAGAACCAGGACTTTCTGTGGCTTTATGTAGTTATGCATgtaggttatgtgtgtgtatccatagaCGACCGATGGTATTACTTCACTTGAAATAGATGCGTTTTAAAAACTCACTAAAACTGTCTACGTCACGTGAGCGGTTGACATGACGTCAATAAAATGCGACAATCTTTCACATGTCATGTTAGTTTGAAGACTGTTCTCAACATGTTAGCAAACAAGTGTAAATAATTACGGTTTTGTACTGCTTTAACGACTTATATTCCGTTCGATTGAATACGTTTGTTCGCTCGTGCGTACACCACACAACAGCATCACCACACAACGTTACAAGCTGGCTGCTGTGCTGGCTAGGCAATGAGATAACGCTAGACAAGCAAAAAAAGTCTGGTAAGCCTGCTAGCCAGTGTATAGCCAGTATCAGTGGAaagttgctagctagctggctacaaCATTAGACATTTTGGAAGGTGTCACAATGTCCCACGAGGGAAATGATGTGATTACAGAACCCTCGTGTGGAGATTCCAataacagtcagacagacactaTTTCAAAAAGGCAGAGGAAAAAACTCTTGAAACATCAGCaatgggaggagcagagggacctTCGAAAGTAAGGAACCACAGCTGATGTTATGTAATCTCTGCCaagtatgtagcctacattacACCTACATCCTGTGCGGGAAGAAACTTTTTTGAGACCTGGCAAAAAAAAATCATGATTCCTTTGTCTTCATCCTGATTTACACAATCAAAGCATGCAACATTTTCTTTTTATGTGTTGTTTGATTCTCTCTTGACATCTCATCCATTCGTTTGTAAGAGCATTCCTAGATATATATTAAAATGGTTTGGATTGTGTTCTATTTCTCAGGCagaggcgcaaggagaagaggcAAAAGAAGCGACAGGAGCGATCAActcaagaggaagagggagctgAATGGGTGAGCCGCAAGCGTCTACGCAGTGAGGTGCAGCCCAGTCCTCTGAGACTAGTGGTGGACTGCAGCTTTGACAGCCTCATGATGTTCAAGGTAAAACATGAATTGAGAGCGATGGGGCCGTTCTTTCTTCGTAAATCATAGAAATGTTGTATTgaataactccccccccccccccccccccccatgtgaaGGACGTGAGGAAGCTCCACAAGCAAATCCAGAGGTGCTATGCAGAGAATCGACGCACTTTACACCCTGTACAGTTTTATTTAACCAGTCTCGGTGGACAGTTAAAACAAAACATGGATGAAACTGACAAAGGATGGGTGAATTGGAAGGCAAGTGTcgtcgccccccatcccccacacacacacacttttgattCCCTCATCAACTCGGTCCACACGTGCACATTTAAATCATACtgaaatttgtgtgtgtgtgtaggatataACTATCAAAACGGAGCACTACCATGAAGTCATACCCAGAGAGGAGCTAGTGTACCTCACCTCTGACTCCCCAAATGTGTTGACTGAACTGGACGACAACAAAGCCTATGTCATCGGAGGCCTGGTtgaccacaaccaccacaagGTCAGATTTACTTAATGTGCGCCATACGCAACACTCACCCCAAGTATTCAAATCTACAATCAATTTGTAGAATTTCTTCACTGACAATACAAACCTGACTGTTTTGTTTTGAATGACTGGGTGAAAGGGGATCTCCTTTGAGAGAGCCAAGGAGCTGGGGATTCAGCATGCACAGCTCCCTCTAGAAAGCTTCGTCAAGATGAACAGCCGGAAAGTGCTCGCAGTCAATCACGGTAAGGAAGCCCCCCTAGGGAAGTTTCAGCAGAATCAACAGAATGGGAAGGCATTACTTGAGAGGGCCTCAGGCAGGTTACCTGTGCACAACCAATGCAGGGACCCATACCTTCCTCACCTTCAGGTTGCTGAGTGAC belongs to Osmerus mordax isolate fOsmMor3 chromosome 23, fOsmMor3.pri, whole genome shotgun sequence and includes:
- the trmt10a gene encoding RNA (guanine-9-)-methyltransferase domain-containing protein 2 isoform X2; protein product: MSHEGNDVITEPSCGDSNNSQTDTISKRQRKKLLKHQQWEEQRDLRKQRRKEKRQKKRQERSTQEEEGAEWVSRKRLRSEVQPSPLRLVVDCSFDSLMMFKDVRKLHKQIQRCYAENRRTLHPVQFYLTSLGGQLKQNMDETDKGWVNWKDITIKTEHYHEVIPREELVYLTSDSPNVLTELDDNKAYVIGGLVDHNHHKGISFERAKELGIQHAQLPLESFVKMNSRKVLAVNHVLPQRKGAVPVDQNGQAVEDKEDEDSDRESDGTNTVKDNTSSMPDQQEEANEQIEA
- the trmt10a gene encoding RNA (guanine-9-)-methyltransferase domain-containing protein 2 isoform X1, translated to MSHEGNDVITEPSCGDSNNSQTDTISKRQRKKLLKHQQWEEQRDLRKQRRKEKRQKKRQERSTQEEEGAEWVSRKRLRSEVQPSPLRLVVDCSFDSLMMFKDVRKLHKQIQRCYAENRRTLHPVQFYLTSLGGQLKQNMDETDKGWVNWKDITIKTEHYHEVIPREELVYLTSDSPNVLTELDDNKAYVIGGLVDHNHHKGISFERAKELGIQHAQLPLESFVKMNSRKVLAVNHVFEIILAYMEMGDWQEAFFTVLPQRKGAVPVDQNGQAVEDKEDEDSDRESDGTNTVKDNTSSMPDQQEEANEQIEA